The Streptomyces sp. NBC_00236 DNA window CCGGCGGCTGCAGACTGCGCGGCAGCGCGTACGGCCCCGAGCGGTCGAACTGCCGCAGGGTCACCGGCAGCCCGTCGAAGGCCTGCCGGGCTCCGCGCCTGACCTGTACGGCCTCGACCGCCTCGGGGCTCTCCGCCTTGATGATCAGCGAGGCGGCAGCCGCGTCCCTGGTCTGCAGGGCGTGACGCAGCCCGGCGTCCCCGACGGAACCCGAAAAGGCGGCGAGGGTGGCCAGTACGGCGGTGGTCAGCAGGACGGCCAGCAGCGCCGCCGTGACCAGCAACCGGTGTGCGCGGACGCGCAGAAACACAAAACCCGTCACCGGTCTCCCCCGAAACGCCTTGCGCACATCCCCCGAAAACTCTTTCGAAGGGAATCCTTACAGCAGGAGGTGCCGGGAGAACACCGCTCACACCTACGACTTGATCGAATTGTGACCGGATTTCGGTGCGTGAACACCGGAATGCGGCGCTCCGGCCGTGCGTCAGGCGTGCTCGACGATATGGCCGTCGCTGAGTTCGAGCACCCGGTCGGCCAGGCCCAGCAGCTGGGCGTCGTGCGTGGCGACCAGGGCCGTCACGCCTTCGGTCCGCACCACGGCACGCAGCAGCTCCATCACCGCGAGCCCGGTCTCCGCGTCCAGCTGACCCGTCGGTTCGTCGGCGATCAGCAGGGCGGGCCGGTTGGCGAGAGCGCGGGCGATGGCGACACGCTGCTGCTGACCGCCGGAGAGCTCACCGGGGCGCTGCTCCGCGTGATCGGCCAGTCCGACCAGCGCGAGGAGCAGCTCGACCCTTTCGTCACGCTCCTTCGGATCGGTCCTGCGCAGGCGCATCGGCACACCGACGTTCTCGGCGGCCGTCAGGATCGGGATCAGCCCGAAGGACTGGAAGATGAAGCCGATCCGGTCGCGGCGCAGCTCCAGCAGGCCGTCCTCACCGAGGCCCGCCAGAGCGGTGCCGCCCACGGTGACGCGGCCCTCGTCGGGGGTGTCGAACCCGCCGACCAGGTTGAGGAGCGTCGTCTTGCCCGAGCCCGATCTGCCCTTGAGCGCGACCAGCTCACCGTGCGCCACGTCGAAGGAGACGCCGCGCAGGGCGTGGACGGCGGCGGCCCCGGAGCCATAGGAACGGTGCAGGTTCTCCACCCGCACCATGGGTTCCCCGTCCTTGCCCGCGAGGACGGAGGTGCCGGAGTGCGCGCTGATGTTCTCTGTCATGAAGAGTCCCCCGTACGGAATCGGTCCGGCCAAGTATGTGCAGCGGCATGCGCCCGGGCAATGGCGGGTGGCCGTCGGGGCCTCCGCCTCGTCGCGGGGCCTCTGCGACCCCGGCACGCGAGTGGCCTGCCGCGCGG harbors:
- a CDS encoding ABC transporter ATP-binding protein translates to MTENISAHSGTSVLAGKDGEPMVRVENLHRSYGSGAAAVHALRGVSFDVAHGELVALKGRSGSGKTTLLNLVGGFDTPDEGRVTVGGTALAGLGEDGLLELRRDRIGFIFQSFGLIPILTAAENVGVPMRLRRTDPKERDERVELLLALVGLADHAEQRPGELSGGQQQRVAIARALANRPALLIADEPTGQLDAETGLAVMELLRAVVRTEGVTALVATHDAQLLGLADRVLELSDGHIVEHA